Part of the Candidatus Limnocylindrales bacterium genome, CGAACAGGGCCCCTTTCAAATAAGCCCGATTTGCCTTTATCTCTTCTTCTCCAGAGCGAAGAAATACCACCCTTGCCAACTCTAAAATTTCCTCGACGTCTTTATAATTTCCATGATAAAGTTGAACCCGTTCTCCAAAGGGTGCTAACCTCTCTTTAGCCAGTCGTAAAGCTTCTGCATCCCGATCAATTCCTATAACCCGATTACCGGGGTTCTGTTTAAGGATTGCTTCTGCATGCCCTCCCACTCCCACCGTACAGTCCAAATAAAAACCCGGCTCCTCAACCTTCAGCTCCCTGAGGACCTCTTTGAGAAGCACGGGAACATGGATCATTTTTCAGAAGTCAGGAGTCCAAAGTCAGCCTGTTCTGACCTCTAACTCCCGGGTTCTATCATATCCCGATTCCGGCTAAATAAGATCTAAATTCTTCTGTATGATGTTTCGTCTCTTCTAATTTACTTATAAGTTTATTTTTATCCCAGACCTCAATAAATTTCAACTTTCCAATCAAGGTTATATCCCGGGTCAAACCCACATGATCCCTTAAGGTTTGGGGAATCAGAACACGGCCTGCTTTATCCAGGGTACATTCACAACTGTAATAGGAAACCTGGAGCATAAAACTATCGATATGTTGATCCATGGAGGGAAGCTGTGCGATCTTAGCTTCCACTTCTTCCCACTCTTTGAGGGGATAGATTCGAAGATTTTGTCCGTCGGCCAGGCTCACCAGGTAAAGTTGGTCGTTGTACTTTTCAGCCAGTATCTCGCGGTATTTGGCAGGAAGGTTGAACCGCCCTTTTGGATCTAGTGTGTGATCGTATCGACCTCGGAACATACATCACCCTTCCCTATCTTCCTTTCCACGACACTTTGCTACACTTTACTTCACTTTACCCCACCGACGATAACGTAGGTTACGTAATAGTTGTAGACGTGTCAAGAAAAATGTTTAAAATAAAAACAAAAGCCATCAGGAATTTAATCCGATGGCTTAAGGATCTTACTTCCAACTTCTTTTTATAAGCCTATTTAGAACCCCTGGGAAGGGAGGGTGGGAAAAGTAAAAATGTTCTCTGGGACCTCCTTCTTTCTCTGTTTTTTTAGATAAAAGAATTAAAAAAAGCTATTTTTAATTCTTAATCAACTTTTAAATCTTAATCAACTTAACCACCTGCATCTCCGGGATTTGTCGGAGTCTGGCCAGCACTTCTTCGGGAACATAATCATCTACCGTGAGGATACTGATGGCCGTTCCACCCCGTTTCTCCCGTCCCAACTGCATTCCTGCAATATTGATTCCGGCATCTCCGAGGATAGTTCCAATTTTACCGATCATTCCGGGTATATCTTTGTTGACATGGATTAACATGTACCCCTGGAGATCTGCTTCCACATGGAGGTGATCGACCCGGACCAGTTTCAATTCCTTTTTTCCGAGAATAGTTCCGGCGACCGAGTAAGTTTTCTTATCGGTTTTAAGGGTTACCGTGATTAGGCTGGCATAATCTTCGCTGCTGGAGATTTTGGATTCGACCACGTGAATGCCACGTTCTTTTGCGATGATGGGCGCGTTGACAAAATTTACGTTGGAGGAAGTAATAGGATCTAGCAATCCCTTCAAAACGGCTACCGGGATAGAAGAGGTTTCGTGCTTTAAAATCTCACCGGTAAGCTGAATCTGGACTTCCTCCATATGTCCTTCGGACCACTGGGAAACAAAGCTTCCCAATTTTTCGCTCAAAGACAGGAAAGGAAGTAAATAGCTGGCCGATTCCGGGGGAATGGAAGGAAAATTCGCGGCACTGAAAGGAATACCCTGTTTTAAAAACTTGACAAACTGCTCGGCAATGGCGATGGAAACATTAATTTGAGCTTCTTTAGTAGAAGCCCCCAGGTGGGGCGTACAGATGACATTATCCAGCGCGATAAGCGGAGAATGGGGTGGCGGAGGCTCCTCCTCGAAAACATCCAAAGCCGCACCGGCCACATGACCCGATTGGAGGGCTTCATAGAGTGCTTGCTCATCGATCATCTCTCCCCGTGCACAGTTGATGATTCGAACGCCTTTTTTTACTTGAGCCAGGGTTTTTGCGTTTAAAAGATGTCGGGTATCTGGAGTCAAGGCAGCATGGAGAGAAATATAATCCGACTCCCGGAACAGCCGATCCAATTCCACCAATTCTATCTCCATTTTAGCTGCAAGCTCTGTGGAGATATATGGATCATAGGCAATGACCCGCATATTAAAACCTTTCATGGCCCGTTTAGCAACCTCTGAACCGACACGACCCATTCCGATAATGCCCAATGTTTTTCCGGAGAGTTCTACCCCTTCAAATTTTTTCCGTTCCCACTTATGCTGTTTCATGGAGGCATTAGCTTGAGGAATATTTCGAGAAAGGGCCAGTATCATGGAAAGGGCATGCTCGGCTGTGGTGATGGTATTGGCTCCGGGCGTATTCATTACCACAATCCCTCTCTTACTGGCCGCCGATAAATCAATATTATCCAATCCGGTTCCTGCCCGACCGATGACCCGCAGGCGTTTTCCGGCTTCAATGACATCAGCATCCACTTTGGTCGCACTCCTTACGATGAGCCCCTCATACTCCTGGATACAGGAAATCAGCTCATCTCGAGACATACTGGTATGAACATCGGTTACGATGCCTTCTTTCTGAAGAATTTCAACTCCCTCGGGTGAGAGTCCATCGCTCACGAGTACTTTTATCATAGAACTGCTCACTTCATAGGATCCAGAGACATAAAGACGCGGTGATATGGAGATTTCCTATATCACCGCGTCTTCATATCTCCACGTCCTTCCTTATTCTCGTCTCCCTCGAAAAATAAGCCGAATCGGGGTACCTTCAAAGCCTAGATGCTCCCGAATCTGGTTCTCTAAATACCGCTTATAAGAAAAATGAATTCCCTGGGGATAATTACAAAATATAATAAAGGTAGGGGGCTTGATGTTAACCTGAGTGATATAAAAAAGCTTTACATATCGCCCCTGGAAGGATGGCGGTTGAAAGTTTTTAACTGCCGACTCTAAAATTTTATTTAACTCAGAGGTAGAGACTTTTTTAGTATACTCGGCAAAAACCCGATCTACCCATTCTATGATTTTAAAAACCCGCTTCCCTGTTAAAGCTGAAATGAAGAGGATGGGAGCATAATCGAGATACTTAAACCGTTGTCGGATCTTTTCTATATAGGGTTGGGTTGAAGGGTGATCTTTTTCAACCAGATCCCATTTATTGACCACCAGGATACATCCCCGACCGGCCTCGTGGATATGTCCGGCAATACGCACATCTTGGTCTGTAACCCCTTCCCCGGCATCAATCATCATCAAAGCAATATCGCTTCGCTCCAGACTTCGAAAGGCACGGACTACACTATATCGTTCAACGGCTTGATTTATACGACTTTTCCGTCGAATTCCGGCAGTATCAATCAAAATATATTTTCGTCCGTTAATGATAATCGGGGTATCGATGGAATCCCGGGTGGTACCGGGTTCATCAGCCACCAAAACCCGCTCTTCTCCTAACAGATAGTTTACCAGAGAAGATTTTCCCACGTTGGGTCTTCCAACGACGGCTATCTTAATGGATTCCGCTTCCGCCTCTTCCGGGAGGTTATCCTGAGAAGGAAGTTGTCGACAGATAGCATCTAACAGTTCATCCAGTCGGTAGCCATGCTCTGCCGAGATAGGATAAATTTTGTCAACTCCCAGCTTATAAAACTCCAAAACTTTATCTTCCTGCTTGGAACTATCGATTTTGTTTACTACATAAAAGACTGGTTTATTAACTTTCCTGAGGATCTGAACCACATCATAATCTGAAGGAACCAGCCCTTCTTTTGCATCCATCAGAAAAACAATGGCATCGGCTTCCTCCAGGGCTATCTGAGTTTGCCGACGCATCAGAGAAAGCATTTTATCCTTGGATTCTGGTTCCAGTCCCCCTGTATCGACTACATCAAACCTGTGACCCACCCATTCACATTCTCCATAAATCCGATCTCGTGTAACTCCCGGCAGATTTTCAATAATCGCCCTTCGTTTTCCGATAAGTCGGTTAAATAAGGTGGATTTCCCCACATTAGGCCGTCCGATGATGGCAACCACAGGCTTTGTTTTATTAGACGTCATGGTGGTTTAAAAAATTTAACTCAATAAATCTTCTGGTTTCATTCAAACCCATGCAACCCGGTATGCTTTTATTTACATCATACCCTGGGAATTCGTCAAGGTTAATAACAGGACACCCAGGTCCAAAGAATTAAGCGTGAGAAAAGAATTTACTTGAAGCCTTCCAGGTCTTTTGCTAGTATGGTTAAACTTTTATTCATTTCTTTATAGGGTAGATATGGTATGGGGTTTAAAGGAGGCTTTTAAACTATGGAACATTTACTTATAAACCGTCGCCAATTCATTAAAAGGATGGCCGGAACCCTGGCAGGGTTATCCAGTTTTGCTATTTTTCGGCCTGCTCAGGTTACAGCAACAACTCCTGAGCTGACCATGCTTAGCTGGAATCATTTTGTTCCGGCCTTTGATGAAAAATTGAAAGAAGTAGCTGCCAGATTTGCCAGAGAAGCAGGAGTCGTGGTTCGAGTAGACCACATGCCCCATTTGCAAATTCCGGCTAAATTAGCTTCGGAGATTCACGCCCAGGCCGGGCATGATATTGTTTGGATGGCCGAAGGATCTCCCTGGCTTTATCACGAACATTTAATAGATGTGGACGATGTCGTCGTAGCGTTGGGGGAAAAACAAGGCGGGTTCTATTCCTTTGCTAAAGAGGGGGCTTTTGTAAAGGACTCATGGAAAGCGGTTCCCTGGTATTGGTTTGCCTTTCCAGGGTTATACCGGGAGGACCTCTTCGGACAGGCGGGGCTTCAGGCTCCCGATAGTTGGGAAGATCTTTTAAATGCCGGACGGATTTTGAAGAAACAAGGACATCCGGTAGGAATTCCTATCAGCCAGTGTACCGATGCTTATAACACTTTCTGGGCAGTTCTCTGGGGATTTGGGGGGAAGGTTCTGGAAGCAGACGGAAAAACCATCGCTTTAAATTCTCCCGAAACGGTCACAACTCTGGAGTATTATAAGAGTTTGTATGAAGAAGCTATGGATCCAGAAGTCCTATCCTGGGATGATGCCGGTAATAACCGGTTTCTTATATCCGGAAAGGGATGCTGGATCCACAATCCCATCAGTGCCTACTTATCCGCCGTTGACAAGAAAATGGATATTGCCAACAAAATCGGTATTCACTCGACTCCCAAAGGACCTGCCGGAAGATTTGTAGCACTTCCTATCCATGAACTGGGAATTTGGAGGTTTTCAAAAAATCAAGAACTGGCAAAAACCTTCCTTCAATACTTGATAGAACCCGAAAACTATGTGGAGTTAATGATAGCAGGGGAGGGATTCAGTCAGGGGGTTTTCAAAGCCTATGAGAATCATCCCCTGTGGATGGAGAATCCGAAGTTTAAAATTCTACCTGGGGAAGCCAGATTTGCTCACTCCCAGGGCTGGCCTTCTCCGCCCAATCCCTACATCCAACGGATCGATAATTTATACATCTTGCCTAATATGGTTGCTAAAGTTGTAAACGGAACCCCGATTAAAACGGCCATAGCCTGGGCCGAAGAGGAAATTAAAAGAGTTTTAGAAAGTTAGAAGAACAGAAAGGAAGGAAAGAATGGAAGAATGAAGGACTCCCTCCACAGAATCTCCAGAGGGTTTCCTTCCCTCCCATTCTTTCAGAAATAATTAAATTAAACCCACACCCTCCCAAAGCCAGGGGGTTTCTTTGAGCTCTTTTATACCGTTCTACGCCCGATTCTTTGTCTTATAATCCTGAATAGCCGTTTGAACGGCGTCCTCTGCCAACATAGAACCATGAACGGTTGCCGGTTCAAGTCCTCCAAGAGCTTTGTCGATATCTTTATGTGAGATTTTAAGGGCTTCTTCCAGGGTTTTTCCTATCAGCATTTCTGTAACAACCGACCCGCTGGCTATGGCTGCCGGACACCCGTAGGTTTTAAATTTTGCTTCATAAATCTTATCCCCTTTAACCCGGATGTGTAAGCTCATGATATCCCCACAGGCAGGATTGGTGACCCTTCCCTTGCCATCTGCATCTTCGATTTCACCCACATTTCTCGGATTTTCAAAATGATCGAGAAGTTGTTGGTTATACATCCAACCAAAACAGTCCTGGGTCTTAAGTGACAGGTCTCATAAGTCTTTTTCTTATCACCTAATACCCAGAACTTACTTCTTTAAGTTTTTCCCGAATAATCTCCCAGGCTCGACGGACATGTTTTTCTTCGGTACGTATATTACCGATGGCCAGGCGCAGGACGTACCGATTGTGTAACCTGGTGTGGGACAAAAACACTTCATGGGTTCCGTTAATTGCCTCTAACAGGCGTTCATTCAAGTGGTTTAAGGTCTCTTCCTGATCCATATGGGGTGGGTGAGCCCGGAAGCAAATGGTACTGAAAGGAGTGGGAGTCATACGCTCGAAATTTGGGTCAGCATCGATCCATGCCGCAAAATCTTGAGCCAGTTGGATATGTTTACGGATTCGGGCCGCTATTCCCTCCCATCCGAAATATCTGAGCACAAACCACAGTTTTAGGGCTCTGAAACGTCGACCCAACTGAACCCCATAGTCCATGAGGTTCTCTACCTGATGGTCCTGAGATGTACGAAGGTATTCCGGAACCAGGCTGAAGGCTCGCCGCAATATCTCCGGTTTACGGGTGTAGAAAGCACTGAGATCTACAGGCACAAACAGCCATTTGTGGGGATTCGTTACCAGGGAGTCCGCCCGATCACAACCTGCAAGGACATGACGCATTTCCGGTATCACTGCCGCCATCCCTCCGTAAGCTCCGTCCACATGTAGCCATAACCCTTCCCGTTCACAAATTTCTGCAATTTCAGGAACAGGGTCTATACTGGTAGTTGAAGTCGTACCCACCGTCGCGACCACACAGAAGGGCCTCCATCCTTGACGTCGATCCTCGTTAATAGCCTGAGCCAGAGCCTTCGGTTGCATCCGAAACCCTTCGTCCACGGGAATCTTGCGAACACCGGCCAGACCTATACCCAGGGTGATGGCGGCTTTATCCACAGAGGAATGGGCCTGTTCTGAAGTATAAAGCCTTAACCGGGGTACTTCAGTTCGACCTGCCAGACCTTGTTCGCGAATCTGTAAATCCATCAATTGCTCCCGTGCAGCAGCTATGGCGTGAAGGGTACTGATAGACGCCGTATCATAAATAATCCCCC contains:
- the mraZ gene encoding division/cell wall cluster transcriptional repressor MraZ; protein product: MFRGRYDHTLDPKGRFNLPAKYREILAEKYNDQLYLVSLADGQNLRIYPLKEWEEVEAKIAQLPSMDQHIDSFMLQVSYYSCECTLDKAGRVLIPQTLRDHVGLTRDITLIGKLKFIEVWDKNKLISKLEETKHHTEEFRSYLAGIGI
- the serA gene encoding phosphoglycerate dehydrogenase, translating into MIKVLVSDGLSPEGVEILQKEGIVTDVHTSMSRDELISCIQEYEGLIVRSATKVDADVIEAGKRLRVIGRAGTGLDNIDLSAASKRGIVVMNTPGANTITTAEHALSMILALSRNIPQANASMKQHKWERKKFEGVELSGKTLGIIGMGRVGSEVAKRAMKGFNMRVIAYDPYISTELAAKMEIELVELDRLFRESDYISLHAALTPDTRHLLNAKTLAQVKKGVRIINCARGEMIDEQALYEALQSGHVAGAALDVFEEEPPPPHSPLIALDNVICTPHLGASTKEAQINVSIAIAEQFVKFLKQGIPFSAANFPSIPPESASYLLPFLSLSEKLGSFVSQWSEGHMEEVQIQLTGEILKHETSSIPVAVLKGLLDPITSSNVNFVNAPIIAKERGIHVVESKISSSEDYASLITVTLKTDKKTYSVAGTILGKKELKLVRVDHLHVEADLQGYMLIHVNKDIPGMIGKIGTILGDAGINIAGMQLGREKRGGTAISILTVDDYVPEEVLARLRQIPEMQVVKLIKI
- the der gene encoding ribosome biogenesis GTPase Der gives rise to the protein MTSNKTKPVVAIIGRPNVGKSTLFNRLIGKRRAIIENLPGVTRDRIYGECEWVGHRFDVVDTGGLEPESKDKMLSLMRRQTQIALEEADAIVFLMDAKEGLVPSDYDVVQILRKVNKPVFYVVNKIDSSKQEDKVLEFYKLGVDKIYPISAEHGYRLDELLDAICRQLPSQDNLPEEAEAESIKIAVVGRPNVGKSSLVNYLLGEERVLVADEPGTTRDSIDTPIIINGRKYILIDTAGIRRKSRINQAVERYSVVRAFRSLERSDIALMMIDAGEGVTDQDVRIAGHIHEAGRGCILVVNKWDLVEKDHPSTQPYIEKIRQRFKYLDYAPILFISALTGKRVFKIIEWVDRVFAEYTKKVSTSELNKILESAVKNFQPPSFQGRYVKLFYITQVNIKPPTFIIFCNYPQGIHFSYKRYLENQIREHLGFEGTPIRLIFRGRRE
- a CDS encoding extracellular solute-binding protein; the protein is MEHLLINRRQFIKRMAGTLAGLSSFAIFRPAQVTATTPELTMLSWNHFVPAFDEKLKEVAARFAREAGVVVRVDHMPHLQIPAKLASEIHAQAGHDIVWMAEGSPWLYHEHLIDVDDVVVALGEKQGGFYSFAKEGAFVKDSWKAVPWYWFAFPGLYREDLFGQAGLQAPDSWEDLLNAGRILKKQGHPVGIPISQCTDAYNTFWAVLWGFGGKVLEADGKTIALNSPETVTTLEYYKSLYEEAMDPEVLSWDDAGNNRFLISGKGCWIHNPISAYLSAVDKKMDIANKIGIHSTPKGPAGRFVALPIHELGIWRFSKNQELAKTFLQYLIEPENYVELMIAGEGFSQGVFKAYENHPLWMENPKFKILPGEARFAHSQGWPSPPNPYIQRIDNLYILPNMVAKVVNGTPIKTAIAWAEEEIKRVLES
- a CDS encoding iron-sulfur cluster assembly scaffold protein — encoded protein: MYNQQLLDHFENPRNVGEIEDADGKGRVTNPACGDIMSLHIRVKGDKIYEAKFKTYGCPAAIASGSVVTEMLIGKTLEEALKISHKDIDKALGGLEPATVHGSMLAEDAVQTAIQDYKTKNRA
- a CDS encoding pyridoxal-dependent decarboxylase is translated as MTKPDISNSTTHSLGDLPSEEFRRFAHQLVDWIADYLEQIEKYPVLPDVAPGDIRAQLPSLPPTLGEPMETILADVDRIILPGMTHWNHPNFFAYFSITGSGPGILGELLSAAFNINGMLWKTCPSATELEQVTLDWLRQMLGLPQEFWGIIYDTASISTLHAIAAAREQLMDLQIREQGLAGRTEVPRLRLYTSEQAHSSVDKAAITLGIGLAGVRKIPVDEGFRMQPKALAQAINEDRRQGWRPFCVVATVGTTSTTSIDPVPEIAEICEREGLWLHVDGAYGGMAAVIPEMRHVLAGCDRADSLVTNPHKWLFVPVDLSAFYTRKPEILRRAFSLVPEYLRTSQDHQVENLMDYGVQLGRRFRALKLWFVLRYFGWEGIAARIRKHIQLAQDFAAWIDADPNFERMTPTPFSTICFRAHPPHMDQEETLNHLNERLLEAINGTHEVFLSHTRLHNRYVLRLAIGNIRTEEKHVRRAWEIIREKLKEVSSGY